In Pelosinus sp. IPA-1, a single genomic region encodes these proteins:
- a CDS encoding AbrB/MazE/SpoVT family DNA-binding domain-containing protein produces MNFSCKVNPKGQITIPSDIRKKLEINENDILMAKVTEEGFILLEGNPKKISKDKDMLFCILEETFGSFKKREEGHSNEENS; encoded by the coding sequence ATGAATTTTTCCTGCAAAGTAAACCCAAAAGGGCAAATAACAATTCCGTCAGATATACGAAAAAAGTTGGAAATAAACGAAAATGATATATTAATGGCAAAAGTTACAGAAGAAGGATTCATTTTATTAGAGGGGAATCCGAAAAAGATAAGCAAGGATAAAGATATGTTATTTTGCATACTTGAAGAGACGTTTGGTAGTTTTAAAAAGAGGGAGGAAGGCCATTCAAACGAAGAAAATTCGTAG
- a CDS encoding methionine gamma-lyase family protein, translating to MTTFPEEILAIRKKALEQTSSLFSIVDEISEKNTSKVLEIFRKHKLSDYHFRTTSGYAYNDAGREKLEDIWADICGAEKALVRTQFVSGTHALATVLFGLLRPGQELLSVTGAPYDTMQTVIGHTCSSPGSLKEFGVSYSELPMIDSGVDMDNIANAIKPNTKMVLIQRSRGYSMRDPLTIDEISQLCAHIKKIKPDCICFVDNCYGEFVDTLEPTAVGADIMAGSLIKNPGGGIAPTGGYIAGKKELVEQTAYRMTAPGIGSELGASLVDNRLLFQGIFMAPHTTAQAVKGAIFASIFFSLLGYNTLPLPEEKRSDIIQAIQLDSPEKLVAFCQGIQKYSPVDAHVRPEPSAMPGYQDAVIMAAGTFVQGASIELSADGPLRSPYIVYLQGGLTFEHAMIGIMGAAAEVFKL from the coding sequence ATGACAACTTTTCCAGAAGAAATCTTAGCTATACGAAAAAAAGCATTAGAACAAACATCATCATTATTTTCCATTGTTGATGAAATTTCCGAAAAGAACACGAGTAAGGTTTTAGAAATATTTCGTAAACACAAATTATCTGACTATCATTTCCGCACTACATCAGGCTACGCCTATAATGATGCAGGAAGAGAAAAGCTGGAAGATATTTGGGCAGATATTTGTGGTGCAGAAAAAGCGCTCGTACGCACCCAGTTTGTATCGGGCACTCACGCTTTAGCGACGGTACTATTTGGCCTATTACGTCCTGGCCAAGAACTTTTATCAGTAACAGGGGCACCTTATGACACGATGCAAACAGTAATTGGCCATACGTGCTCCTCACCAGGTTCACTGAAAGAATTTGGAGTCAGTTATTCTGAACTTCCCATGATAGATAGTGGGGTAGATATGGATAACATCGCTAATGCAATTAAACCTAATACAAAAATGGTTTTAATCCAGCGTTCAAGAGGCTATAGTATGCGCGACCCGCTGACAATTGACGAAATTAGTCAGTTATGTGCTCATATAAAGAAAATAAAGCCAGATTGTATTTGTTTTGTAGATAATTGTTATGGCGAATTTGTTGATACTCTGGAACCGACAGCTGTTGGCGCAGACATTATGGCTGGATCGCTTATAAAAAACCCTGGAGGAGGTATTGCCCCAACAGGTGGGTATATAGCTGGGAAAAAAGAATTAGTCGAACAAACGGCTTATCGTATGACGGCACCAGGTATTGGCAGTGAGTTAGGTGCATCCCTTGTTGATAATCGACTTTTATTTCAAGGTATATTTATGGCGCCTCATACCACAGCCCAAGCGGTAAAGGGAGCTATATTTGCTTCTATCTTTTTCTCTTTATTAGGTTACAATACATTACCATTACCCGAAGAAAAACGTAGTGATATCATTCAAGCAATCCAACTTGATTCACCTGAAAAATTGGTAGCATTTTGCCAAGGCATACAGAAATATTCACCAGTAGATGCTCATGTACGTCCAGAGCCAAGTGCTATGCCAGGGTACCAGGATGCAGTCATTATGGCTGCAGGTACCTTTGTTCAAGGCGCCTCTATTGAGTTAAGTGCCGATGGACCTCTACGGTCACCATATATAGTATATTTACAAGGTGGCCTCACTTTTGAACATGCTATGATTGGAATCATGGGAGCGGCAGCTGAAGTTTTTAAATTATAG
- the lexA gene encoding transcriptional repressor LexA — MDNEDRLTTRQNQILSYIKDTLHSKGYPPSVREIGKAVGLSSSSTVHSHLAKIEEMGFIRRDPTKPRAIEILGAIPWRQDVFTSVPLVGRVTAGQPILAVENIEETYALPKALIGNNEDVFMLVVQGTSMINAGILDGDYVLVNKQKTANNNDIVVALLDDEEATVKRFFKEKDYIRLQPENDSMSPIYSRNVSILGKVIGVFRSI; from the coding sequence ATGGATAATGAGGATAGATTAACAACTAGGCAAAATCAAATTTTATCATATATTAAGGATACATTGCATAGCAAGGGTTACCCCCCATCCGTAAGAGAAATAGGTAAAGCCGTTGGTTTAAGTTCTAGTTCAACAGTACATAGCCACCTAGCTAAAATTGAAGAAATGGGATTTATTCGTCGTGATCCCACAAAACCACGCGCCATTGAAATACTAGGCGCCATTCCATGGAGGCAAGACGTGTTTACTTCTGTGCCATTAGTTGGTCGCGTTACTGCTGGTCAGCCTATATTAGCAGTTGAAAACATCGAAGAAACCTATGCCTTACCAAAAGCATTAATCGGAAATAATGAAGATGTCTTTATGCTCGTAGTGCAAGGAACCAGTATGATTAATGCAGGTATTCTGGATGGAGATTATGTGTTAGTTAATAAACAAAAAACTGCCAATAATAATGATATTGTAGTCGCTTTGCTTGACGATGAGGAAGCAACTGTAAAACGTTTTTTTAAAGAAAAAGATTATATACGTTTGCAACCTGAAAATGATAGTATGTCTCCTATTTATTCGCGTAATGTCTCAATTTTGGGAAAAGTTATCGGAGTATTTCGGAGCATATAA
- a CDS encoding LysM domain-containing protein, whose protein sequence is MFKINNMWFIIALTIIALSYDNNFTFSNKYLAVTSYQTVDVHNGDSLWTISSKYVTDKDDIRHLVAAIKYLNKLDNDTQIHPGQLLKIPVIQKDIKYAQKEN, encoded by the coding sequence GTGTTTAAAATAAATAATATGTGGTTTATAATCGCTCTAACTATAATTGCATTATCGTATGATAATAATTTCACATTTTCTAATAAATATTTAGCTGTTACTTCTTATCAAACCGTGGATGTTCATAATGGAGATTCACTTTGGACGATTTCCTCTAAATACGTCACGGATAAAGATGACATACGTCACTTAGTCGCAGCAATTAAGTATCTTAACAAGTTAGATAATGATACGCAAATACATCCAGGGCAGTTATTGAAGATCCCCGTTATACAAAAAGATATTAAGTATGCTCAAAAAGAGAATTAG
- a CDS encoding PIN domain-containing protein: MNKILIDTSILISHLNGRQATTDFLRTLAHSDSPLPAISVIGEMELYTLSQASPELISKILATVEVIPLSSTIAQRAGVFKSNFPEMTTEHAIVAATAQEYGFTLVTMDLKAYKIIPGLIVFNIPNE; the protein is encoded by the coding sequence ATGAACAAAATTCTAATTGATACATCCATTTTAATATCGCATTTAAATGGTCGCCAAGCAACCACTGATTTTTTGCGTACACTCGCTCATAGCGATTCTCCTTTGCCTGCAATTTCTGTTATTGGAGAGATGGAACTATATACGTTATCTCAGGCAAGTCCAGAATTAATAAGCAAAATCCTCGCAACTGTGGAAGTCATCCCTTTATCTTCAACTATAGCACAGAGGGCTGGAGTATTTAAGTCCAATTTCCCTGAGATGACTACTGAGCACGCAATTGTCGCTGCAACAGCGCAAGAATATGGTTTTACTTTAGTGACCATGGATCTAAAAGCATATAAGATTATTCCGGGCTTAATTGTATTTAATATACCTAATGAATAG